The following coding sequences lie in one Alloacidobacterium dinghuense genomic window:
- a CDS encoding DM9 repeat-containing protein, whose product MKFFGRPYRLVLLLVLLGNFSISSVAQNGSMLGQSISWKRVQSPFTPDQSNGAIAGGPGSDPNPGAPMFICRAQIQGSVVPGKWVQGNCNVPYGGSEQIMRSYEVAYGSARWGQYQGSVYGLAQTGSNADGSPLYSCRVHYSPNPGTDYGYQPGKLVSDGTCHIPMGGGEVVQGPPFEVLYATGGGRPPYPYPPPYPPYPPYPYPPVQPAQPYPPCRRDDPSVTRQVQGGTSWYVGPRCSSIDAFGNVQPKYPQPGDYAPPPPYDPGASSVNWQQAQSPFVPGDDAVKGGPGNGPKPDSPLYVCRVYSNNALVPGKWVEGECRFVNDQGKEDSSKSYEVATGPAEWRNFDGNIGALVPGGYLADGTHIYICRKQISYFGSKKGYQPGFLANGKCHIPYGVDNVEGTPFDALYNSAPPQQMPPPPPSGPAQPHGILISFVSGTGATAGTVTVTNGSTNNTVTKPLPANSTPPQCMEIVQQAAFQAGLQIQAQPDGGLRVFGTNNAVNVTQASISVSQF is encoded by the coding sequence ATGAAATTCTTCGGTCGCCCCTACCGTCTTGTGCTGCTCCTGGTGTTGTTGGGTAACTTCAGCATTTCTTCGGTTGCGCAGAATGGCTCTATGTTGGGCCAAAGCATTTCATGGAAGCGTGTTCAGTCGCCCTTTACGCCGGACCAGTCGAACGGAGCAATCGCAGGCGGGCCGGGCTCCGATCCCAATCCCGGGGCACCGATGTTTATCTGCCGCGCGCAGATCCAGGGGAGCGTTGTTCCCGGCAAGTGGGTTCAGGGCAATTGCAACGTGCCGTACGGCGGATCGGAACAGATCATGCGCTCGTATGAGGTCGCTTATGGGAGCGCCCGTTGGGGGCAATATCAGGGCAGCGTCTATGGTCTTGCGCAGACGGGAAGCAACGCTGACGGAAGCCCACTCTATTCATGCCGCGTTCACTACTCTCCCAATCCCGGAACGGATTACGGCTATCAGCCCGGCAAATTGGTCTCCGATGGGACGTGTCACATCCCGATGGGCGGAGGCGAAGTCGTGCAGGGTCCGCCGTTTGAAGTGCTCTATGCCACCGGCGGCGGAAGGCCGCCATATCCTTATCCGCCACCGTATCCACCGTACCCGCCGTATCCTTACCCGCCAGTGCAGCCTGCCCAGCCGTATCCACCGTGCCGGCGTGACGATCCGAGTGTGACGCGGCAGGTGCAGGGAGGGACGAGCTGGTATGTTGGACCGCGGTGTTCTTCGATCGATGCTTTTGGCAATGTTCAGCCCAAGTATCCACAACCCGGAGATTACGCGCCTCCTCCTCCGTATGATCCGGGAGCGAGCTCAGTGAACTGGCAGCAAGCACAGTCGCCCTTTGTTCCGGGAGACGACGCGGTGAAGGGAGGTCCGGGCAACGGTCCCAAGCCTGATTCGCCTCTTTATGTCTGCCGAGTCTATTCCAACAACGCTCTTGTACCTGGAAAGTGGGTTGAAGGAGAGTGCCGATTCGTCAACGACCAGGGAAAAGAGGACTCGTCGAAGAGCTATGAGGTCGCCACTGGCCCGGCGGAGTGGCGCAATTTCGATGGCAACATAGGAGCACTGGTGCCTGGCGGATACCTCGCCGACGGCACCCACATTTACATCTGCCGCAAGCAGATCAGCTACTTCGGCAGCAAAAAGGGGTATCAGCCGGGCTTCCTGGCCAACGGCAAGTGCCACATTCCCTATGGGGTTGATAATGTCGAGGGCACTCCGTTCGATGCTCTATACAATTCCGCGCCTCCTCAGCAAATGCCACCTCCGCCTCCTTCCGGGCCGGCTCAGCCGCATGGGATTCTGATTTCGTTCGTGAGCGGCACAGGTGCGACTGCGGGGACGGTGACTGTGACCAACGGATCGACGAACAACACCGTCACTAAGCCCTTGCCGGCCAACTCGACTCCACCGCAATGTATGGAGATTGTGCAGCAGGCTGCTTTTCAGGCGGGGCTGCAGATTCAAGCCCAGCCGGATGGGGGTCTGCGGGTCTTTGGGACGAACAATGCGGTGAATGTCACGCAGGCTTCGATTTCGGTGAGCCAGTTTTAG
- the rplM gene encoding 50S ribosomal protein L13, with the protein MSTYIPSAHEIERKWFVVDASGKTLGRLATEAASVLSGKRNPKYTPYIDMGDHVIVINAEKVRLTGLKSQQKVYRRYTGFPGGLREESFVRLLERKPEKIVEEAIKGMLPKTKMGRKMGTKLNVYRGDQHPHQAQKPQPLEVKA; encoded by the coding sequence ATGTCGACGTACATTCCCAGCGCGCACGAGATTGAGCGCAAGTGGTTCGTGGTAGACGCGAGCGGCAAGACCCTGGGGCGTCTTGCGACCGAGGCGGCCAGTGTGCTGAGCGGTAAGCGGAATCCCAAGTACACCCCATACATCGATATGGGCGATCACGTGATCGTGATCAACGCCGAGAAGGTTCGGTTGACCGGCCTGAAGAGCCAGCAGAAGGTCTATCGTCGCTACACCGGTTTCCCGGGTGGCCTGCGCGAGGAGTCTTTTGTCCGCTTGCTCGAGCGCAAGCCGGAAAAGATTGTGGAAGAGGCGATCAAGGGCATGCTGCCCAAGACCAAAATGGGCCGCAAGATGGGCACGAAGCTGAACGTCTATCGCGGCGATCAGCATCCGCACCAGGCCCAGAAGCCGCAGCCTCTGGAAGTGAAGGCGTAA
- a CDS encoding translation elongation factor Ts, with amino-acid sequence MSTVSEKIDAKLVKELREKSGAPMGDCLKALQESKGDMEEAFVILRKRGMASAQKKASRTTNEGAVGTYIHAGGKIGVLVEVNCESDFVARTADFQELLKDIAMHIAATDPRYIRSEDVTAEDLDREKDIFRAQAAATGKPAPVIEKIVEGKMSKFYEEVCLLEQPFIKEQTVSIKDLIAQKVGKLGENITVRRFARFKVGDPNWTVAQTKAVTEEAQS; translated from the coding sequence ATGTCGACTGTGAGCGAGAAGATTGATGCAAAGCTGGTGAAGGAGCTGCGCGAGAAGTCCGGCGCCCCGATGGGCGATTGCCTGAAAGCGCTGCAAGAGTCGAAAGGTGACATGGAAGAGGCTTTCGTCATTCTGCGCAAGCGCGGGATGGCCTCGGCGCAGAAAAAGGCTTCGCGTACCACGAATGAGGGCGCAGTGGGCACCTACATCCACGCAGGCGGCAAGATCGGCGTGCTGGTCGAAGTGAACTGCGAGAGCGACTTCGTTGCCCGCACTGCGGACTTTCAGGAGCTGCTCAAGGACATCGCCATGCACATTGCCGCGACCGATCCCCGCTACATTCGCTCTGAGGATGTAACGGCTGAGGATCTCGATCGCGAGAAGGACATTTTCCGCGCACAGGCGGCGGCGACGGGCAAGCCCGCTCCGGTGATCGAAAAGATCGTCGAAGGAAAGATGAGCAAGTTCTACGAGGAAGTCTGCCTGCTTGAACAGCCATTCATCAAGGAGCAGACGGTTTCGATCAAGGACCTGATAGCACAGAAGGTTGGCAAGCTGGGTGAGAACATCACCGTCCGCCGCTTTGCCCGCTTTAAGGTTGGCGATCCGAACTGGACGGTTGCTCAGACCAAGGCTGTTACGGAAGAAGCGCAGTCGT
- a CDS encoding ASCH domain-containing protein, with translation MSPRVRVGGRYRMEEGEIEVDSIETIGFPDITPELARESGFLGVLDLLKVAKHGKGENIYLIRFHYVPPRSRTGQGCSEPKV, from the coding sequence ATGAGTCCCCGTGTGCGAGTGGGCGGACGATATCGCATGGAAGAAGGCGAAATCGAGGTGGATTCGATTGAGACGATCGGGTTCCCAGACATTACTCCCGAGCTTGCGCGTGAGTCGGGATTCTTAGGTGTTCTGGATCTGCTGAAGGTGGCAAAGCATGGTAAGGGCGAGAATATTTACCTCATCCGGTTTCACTATGTGCCACCGCGCTCTCGTACGGGGCAGGGATGCTCTGAGCCGAAGGTGTAG
- the rpsB gene encoding 30S ribosomal protein S2, with the protein MATITMKELLEAGVHFGHQTKRWDPRMKEYIFGERNGIYIIDLQKTLKMFKDASKFVTDITSQGKVILFVGTKRQAQDAIAEEANRAGMFYINNRWLGGLLTNWVTVQKSVKRLQELDEMATDGRYDLLTKKEVIRLERERKHLQANLAGIKNMKRLPDALFVIDSNNEAIAVKEARKLGIPVVAVVDTNCDPTVVDYVIPGNDDALRAIRLFASKIADSAVEGVQMAGDKTLAEVAGVSADGVAGDVEAGTLEGIQAGALESPEDEVDLEAALGGGIRKSPATVSALDDAEAAESSF; encoded by the coding sequence TTGGCAACCATCACCATGAAGGAGCTGCTCGAAGCGGGAGTCCACTTCGGGCATCAGACGAAGCGCTGGGATCCTCGCATGAAGGAATACATCTTCGGCGAGCGCAACGGCATTTACATCATCGACCTGCAGAAGACCCTGAAGATGTTCAAGGACGCGAGCAAATTCGTGACCGACATCACCTCGCAGGGCAAAGTAATTCTTTTTGTCGGCACCAAGCGCCAGGCACAGGACGCGATCGCCGAAGAGGCGAACCGAGCCGGGATGTTCTACATTAACAACCGCTGGCTGGGCGGGTTGCTGACCAACTGGGTGACGGTGCAGAAGTCGGTGAAGCGCCTTCAGGAACTGGATGAGATGGCCACCGACGGCCGCTATGATCTGCTGACCAAGAAAGAAGTCATTCGCCTCGAGCGCGAACGCAAGCACCTTCAAGCCAATTTGGCTGGCATCAAGAACATGAAGCGTCTTCCTGATGCGCTCTTCGTGATCGACTCGAACAACGAAGCAATTGCTGTGAAGGAAGCCCGTAAGCTGGGTATTCCTGTCGTCGCTGTTGTTGACACGAACTGCGACCCAACGGTGGTTGACTACGTGATTCCGGGCAACGATGACGCGCTCCGCGCGATCCGCCTCTTCGCTTCAAAGATTGCCGATTCGGCAGTAGAGGGCGTGCAAATGGCCGGCGATAAGACGCTCGCCGAAGTGGCTGGCGTGAGTGCTGACGGTGTGGCTGGCGATGTCGAAGCGGGCACGCTCGAAGGCATTCAGGCTGGTGCTCTGGAATCTCCGGAAGACGAGGTTGATCTGGAAGCAGCGCTGGGTGGAGGCATTCGCAAGTCGCCTGCAACCGTGAGCGCGCTGGACGACGCTGAGGCAGCCGAAAGCAGCTTCTAA
- the rpsI gene encoding 30S ribosomal protein S9, with translation MADLVQYYGTGRRKSAIARVFLRPGSGEFKVNDKAFDAYFVTEQQRVAAKRPLALTETTATFDVITRVAGGGVNAQADAIKMGIARALLEFNAELRKTLKGEGLLTRDARAKERKKYGQKGARKRFQFSKR, from the coding sequence ATGGCAGATTTGGTTCAGTATTACGGAACGGGACGCCGCAAGTCGGCGATTGCCCGCGTCTTTCTGCGCCCCGGCAGCGGCGAGTTCAAGGTCAACGACAAGGCGTTTGACGCTTACTTTGTCACCGAGCAGCAGCGCGTGGCGGCGAAGCGCCCGCTGGCTCTGACGGAGACCACGGCAACCTTTGACGTGATTACGCGGGTTGCCGGTGGCGGCGTAAATGCGCAGGCTGACGCGATCAAGATGGGCATTGCCCGCGCCCTGCTCGAGTTCAATGCGGAACTGCGCAAGACGCTGAAGGGCGAAGGCCTGCTGACCCGTGACGCACGCGCCAAGGAGCGCAAGAAGTACGGTCAGAAGGGCGCTCGTAAGCGGTTCCAGTTCAGCAAGCGCTAA